One window from the genome of Paenibacillus azoreducens encodes:
- a CDS encoding baseplate J/gp47 family protein, with amino-acid sequence MADLPQYLQEQTEEEILNRMLGKVPSDIDKSEGSFIWDAQAPVAFMLSEAAIWAQELLRRGFASTAASDDDKFRSAELDLRTAEHGIARRAAVASSGRVVFTGKPGTKVPAGTFIATPADEISGEASIEFETTAAVILDDSGAGSAAIRAVTPGKNGNVPAGVIQVMSSAISGIASVTNPEPTRSGADTESDQSLLERFYAKVRSQGTSGNKAQYMQWANEIAGVGGVEVVPLWKGPGTVALYLLDTDKHAASPEIVTAVQKHVDPTQDGQGEGVAPAGPIVTVLPAEEVKINISVKVQRTKEKPSTLDEIRKLIEEGVTVYLKQIAFNRKDPLVRYTRIAAVLLDIPIIVDYSDLSINGNTEQQNIEIKSGQVAVLGKVSVSE; translated from the coding sequence ATGGCGGATTTACCGCAATATTTGCAGGAACAGACGGAAGAAGAAATATTAAACCGTATGCTAGGTAAAGTGCCTTCGGATATCGATAAATCGGAAGGCTCTTTTATTTGGGATGCGCAGGCTCCGGTGGCGTTTATGCTGTCCGAGGCGGCGATTTGGGCGCAGGAGCTGCTCAGACGCGGGTTTGCCAGCACGGCGGCCAGCGATGACGACAAATTCCGCTCCGCAGAGTTGGATTTGCGGACTGCTGAGCATGGCATCGCGAGACGGGCGGCGGTAGCTTCATCCGGGCGGGTCGTCTTTACGGGGAAGCCGGGCACGAAAGTGCCTGCGGGTACTTTTATCGCTACTCCTGCCGACGAGATTTCCGGGGAAGCTTCCATTGAATTTGAAACAACGGCAGCCGTGATTCTCGATGACTCCGGTGCAGGAAGCGCCGCGATTCGCGCGGTCACTCCAGGCAAAAACGGCAATGTGCCCGCAGGCGTCATTCAGGTGATGTCCTCGGCGATTAGCGGAATTGCTTCTGTCACCAACCCGGAACCGACCCGAAGCGGGGCGGATACCGAGTCGGACCAGTCGCTGTTGGAGCGTTTTTATGCCAAAGTCCGCAGTCAAGGGACAAGCGGCAATAAGGCGCAGTACATGCAGTGGGCCAATGAAATCGCCGGGGTTGGCGGTGTGGAAGTAGTTCCATTATGGAAAGGTCCGGGCACGGTTGCGCTGTATCTTTTGGATACGGACAAGCATGCAGCAAGCCCGGAAATTGTGACGGCAGTGCAGAAGCATGTCGACCCGACCCAGGATGGACAAGGCGAAGGTGTGGCGCCGGCAGGGCCGATCGTGACCGTTTTGCCTGCGGAGGAAGTGAAGATTAACATCTCCGTAAAAGTACAGCGGACCAAAGAAAAGCCTTCGACCCTAGATGAAATCCGGAAGCTAATCGAGGAGGGGGTTACCGTCTATTTGAAGCAGATCGCCTTCAACCGGAAGGACCCGCTGGTGCGTTATACGCGAATCGCTGCGGTCCTCCTCGACATTCCGATCATCGTGGACTACTCGGATTTGTCCATTAACGGCAATACCGAGCAGCAAAACATCGAAATCAAGTCCGGTCAGGTGGCGGTGCTGGGGAAGGTGAGCGTAAGTGAAT
- a CDS encoding DUF2634 domain-containing protein: protein MANLFPDTPDMVWTDEPVAEELESGGAVFGRSWRFDFDKGEFVMSPTRKMAVADDKEAWVIWCEKAIRTPRYRHLIYSRDYGSELEDLIGGTSRALQESEIRRMVTETLLADARTQSVDQFVFAWEGETCRFSCRITNIRDEIETLESVVI, encoded by the coding sequence ATGGCTAATTTATTTCCCGACACGCCGGATATGGTTTGGACAGACGAACCTGTCGCTGAAGAATTGGAATCTGGCGGGGCCGTGTTTGGCCGAAGCTGGCGCTTCGATTTTGACAAGGGGGAATTCGTTATGTCTCCGACCCGCAAAATGGCGGTGGCAGACGACAAAGAAGCCTGGGTCATCTGGTGCGAAAAAGCCATCCGGACCCCGCGTTATCGCCATCTTATTTATTCACGGGACTACGGCAGCGAGCTTGAGGACCTGATCGGCGGCACCAGCAGGGCTTTGCAGGAAAGCGAAATCCGGCGGATGGTAACCGAAACGCTGCTGGCGGATGCAAGAACGCAGAGCGTGGATCAGTTTGTTTTTGCCTGGGAAGGGGAAACATGCCGGTTCAGCTGCCGGATTACAAATATCCGTGATGAAATCGAAACATTGGAAAGCGTGGTGATCTAA